The Planctomycetota bacterium genome includes a region encoding these proteins:
- the cyoE gene encoding heme o synthase, whose product MSEVAPTILDDARPAGDDASTRSTALAVYELTKPRMNFLVLVTTAVGFAAAAGVATVTQFAALVALAHTLLGTAFSAAGASVLNQWLEQDVDARMPRTQGRPLVTGELSPAFALGFGVALSVAGVVYLFLTTGPVPAMLSASTIALYVLVYTPMKRSSAWCTVVGAVPGALPPVIGVAAASGGEIGVLGVGLFGILFAWQMPHFYGLATMYQSDYAAGGLRMLPGEPDGRRRTVRQTIAYCVVLIPVSLLPIASPHIGWVYAVPAVLLGVWYLRSGIAMASDDSRYAAKRVFLTSIAYLPALLTALVIDAWI is encoded by the coding sequence ATGTCTGAAGTTGCCCCGACGATTCTCGACGACGCCCGGCCCGCCGGTGACGACGCGTCGACACGATCGACGGCGCTGGCCGTGTACGAGCTGACCAAGCCGCGGATGAACTTCCTCGTGCTCGTCACGACGGCCGTCGGATTCGCAGCAGCGGCGGGCGTAGCGACGGTGACGCAGTTCGCGGCACTCGTCGCGCTCGCCCACACGCTGCTTGGCACCGCCTTCTCGGCCGCCGGAGCAAGCGTGCTGAATCAATGGCTGGAGCAGGACGTCGACGCACGCATGCCGCGGACGCAAGGTCGGCCGCTGGTGACAGGCGAGCTGTCGCCGGCGTTCGCGCTCGGATTTGGAGTCGCCTTGTCCGTCGCGGGCGTTGTCTACCTGTTTCTCACTACCGGGCCGGTGCCTGCGATGCTGTCGGCGTCGACGATCGCGTTGTACGTGCTCGTCTACACGCCGATGAAACGGTCGTCGGCCTGGTGCACGGTGGTCGGCGCGGTCCCCGGTGCCCTGCCGCCGGTCATCGGCGTTGCGGCAGCGTCGGGCGGCGAGATCGGCGTGCTGGGCGTCGGCCTGTTCGGCATCCTCTTCGCCTGGCAGATGCCGCACTTCTACGGCCTGGCGACGATGTACCAGTCCGACTACGCCGCCGGCGGCCTGCGGATGCTCCCCGGCGAACCGGATGGCCGACGTCGCACCGTGCGGCAGACGATCGCCTACTGCGTCGTGCTGATTCCCGTGTCGCTGCTGCCGATCGCGTCGCCGCACATCGGATGGGTCTACGCCGTCCCGGCAGTCCTGCTGGGCGTGTGGTACTTGCGATCAGGTATCGCGATGGCAAGCGACGACAGTCGCTACGCAGCGAAACGCGTTTTTCTGACGTCGATTGCGTACCTGCCAGCGTTGCTGACAGCGCTGGTCATCGACGCTTGGATTTAG